The following proteins are encoded in a genomic region of Opitutus sp.:
- a CDS encoding phospho-sugar mutase → MSTLTLIQAAGQSGQLLPETVKNLTTWLGASLPSWAVASIDELVAKAAWDELNNRFYRDLEFGTGGIRGRTIGQLPTSVETGTLGEQGTPSFAAIGSNILNDFTLTRATIGLFRYTQAYLAESGRADIPALVIAHDVRHFSRHFCELAASAWTKLGGNAYIFEGPRSTPQLSFTVRHLRAHAGVVITASHNPPHDNGFKAYFEDGAQVVAPHDKGIVNEVNAVPLTELSAYLEKDLSRVVTLKRATDDAYLAVASKAAIDMSVFKKTKLKVAFTNIHGTGGVMSVPLLVHAGAEVHEVHEQVAFDARFPSVKSPNPENAEALSLAVKLAEKQHLDVVLATDPDCDRMGVAVRGPDGKMHLLTGNQIGALLAEYRLTKYKEQGVIPAAGSDRVAIIKTFVTTSLQDAIGLGHGVKVINTLTGFKWIAAKIKGYEDQLKKALLTKQGIALDYDATPFETRAKLLQQYSTFYAFGCEESYGYLPNDYVRDKDGNAACLMFAELCAAVKAQGLTVPEYLDSIYLKYGFYLEGVVNLYYEGATGAAKIKRILQTYRSAPPKAFGDVAVTRFQDFGVEVFRDADNEAIPKQDLYLVTLANGYSFAARGSGTEPKMKFYVFASAPVKTAAELATVKTQVAAELDRVKALIEADAQRRAEG, encoded by the coding sequence ATGAGCACACTCACCCTGATTCAAGCCGCCGGTCAGTCCGGACAACTTCTTCCCGAAACTGTAAAGAACCTGACCACCTGGTTGGGCGCCTCCCTTCCTAGCTGGGCCGTAGCTAGCATCGACGAACTCGTCGCCAAGGCAGCTTGGGACGAACTAAACAACCGCTTCTACCGCGACCTCGAGTTCGGCACTGGCGGCATCCGCGGCCGCACCATCGGCCAACTGCCAACCTCGGTCGAGACCGGCACGCTCGGCGAACAGGGCACACCCAGTTTTGCCGCCATCGGCAGCAACATCCTTAACGACTTCACGCTCACACGTGCCACTATCGGGCTGTTCCGCTACACCCAGGCCTATCTGGCTGAGTCCGGTCGCGCCGACATTCCCGCGTTGGTGATCGCTCACGACGTTCGCCATTTCTCGCGCCATTTCTGTGAATTGGCCGCCTCGGCTTGGACTAAACTCGGTGGTAATGCCTACATTTTTGAAGGTCCTCGTTCGACGCCTCAGCTGAGCTTTACGGTCCGCCACCTCCGCGCCCATGCCGGAGTGGTGATCACGGCGAGCCACAATCCGCCCCACGATAACGGCTTTAAGGCCTACTTCGAGGACGGTGCTCAGGTCGTGGCCCCGCACGACAAGGGGATCGTTAATGAGGTTAACGCGGTTCCTCTCACCGAGCTCTCGGCTTACCTCGAAAAAGACCTGTCCCGCGTGGTTACGCTCAAGCGTGCGACCGACGATGCGTATCTCGCTGTCGCCAGCAAAGCGGCCATCGATATGTCTGTTTTCAAGAAAACTAAGCTCAAGGTCGCCTTCACTAATATCCATGGCACGGGCGGCGTGATGTCCGTTCCTTTGTTGGTCCACGCCGGGGCCGAGGTGCACGAGGTTCACGAGCAGGTGGCCTTTGATGCCCGTTTTCCCTCGGTCAAGTCGCCGAACCCCGAGAATGCCGAAGCCCTTTCACTCGCGGTGAAACTCGCCGAAAAACAACATCTGGACGTGGTTTTGGCTACCGATCCAGATTGCGATCGTATGGGCGTGGCCGTGCGCGGTCCCGACGGCAAAATGCACTTGCTCACCGGTAACCAGATCGGCGCGTTGCTGGCAGAGTACCGCCTGACCAAATACAAGGAGCAGGGGGTTATCCCGGCCGCCGGTTCCGACCGTGTGGCGATCATTAAGACCTTCGTCACCACTTCACTGCAGGATGCGATCGGCCTTGGTCACGGCGTTAAGGTCATCAACACGCTGACCGGCTTCAAGTGGATCGCTGCCAAGATCAAGGGTTACGAGGATCAGCTCAAGAAGGCCCTCCTCACCAAGCAGGGAATCGCGCTTGATTACGATGCAACGCCGTTTGAGACGCGCGCCAAGCTGCTCCAGCAGTACAGCACGTTCTACGCTTTTGGCTGCGAAGAGAGCTACGGCTACCTGCCCAATGACTATGTCCGCGACAAGGACGGCAATGCAGCCTGTCTCATGTTTGCCGAGCTCTGCGCGGCGGTGAAGGCGCAGGGGCTCACCGTGCCGGAGTACCTCGACAGCATTTACCTCAAATACGGTTTCTACCTCGAGGGCGTGGTTAACCTTTATTACGAAGGCGCGACGGGCGCAGCCAAGATCAAGCGTATCTTGCAAACCTACCGCTCAGCCCCGCCCAAGGCGTTTGGAGACGTCGCGGTGACCCGCTTCCAGGACTTCGGGGTCGAGGTGTTCCGTGACGCGGACAATGAGGCCATTCCCAAGCAGGACCTATATTTGGTCACGTTGGCCAATGGTTATAGCTTCGCGGCTCGTGGCAGTGGCACGGAGCCAAAGATGAAGTTTTATGTCTTCGCCAG